The region TAACCCCCTTTTCAAGAACTCTTTGCGGCACCCGAGTGGCTGGTTGCTGCGTTCCACATGTGGGATTGCAGGCCTGCCAGATGCAGCCGGAGAAATGGTCGCGTTCTGCGTATCCCATTTGGTGCAGGGCCGCAAGGCAACGGTCCTAACGCTTTGGTCACATGCCTTCGTTTCGGCAGAAATCGCTAGGGCAGCCAAATGCTGCCCAGCGACAAATTACGGTAATTAGCTTGCCTGATCGCTAACGCGAGCGATGGATTCTTCCCTGCCGAGTGCAACGAGAACATCATAAATTCCGGGAGACGTGCCGCGACCTGTGAGTGCTGCGCGCAGAGGCTGCGCGACCTTGCCCAGTTTGAGTTCCTTTTCTTCGGCATAAGCCTTGACCGCGACCTCGAGAGGTTCAGCTGCCCACTCGGAAACGCCCGAGAGCAGATCGGTTAGGTCAGCCAGAATCGCGCGCGCGCCTTCATCGAGAATCTTGTTGGCTTTCTCGTCGCAATCCAGCGGCCGCTGCCGCCAAAGGTAGCTGGCGCTTTCGGACAGTTCCACGAGGGTCTTGGCCCGTTCCTTCAGGCCGGGCAGGGCTGCAAGTGCCGTCGCCTCGTTCTTGTCCTCCGCCATCCAGGCCAGGACGACATCGCCGCCCTCCGAATGCGCAAGGCAGGCTTTCCAATGGCCGAGCAGCTCGGCATCATCCGTGCTGCGCATATAATGGCCATTGAGGTTTTCTAGCTTCTTGAAGTCGAAGCGTGATGGCGATTTGCCGATGGCATCCATGCCGAACCACTTAATCATGTCTTCGGTCGACATGATTTCCTCATCGCCGTGGCTCCACCCAAGGCGCGCAAGGTAATTACGCATTGCCTGCGGAAGGTAGCCCAAGGAACGATAGGCTTCCGCACCGGTCGCTCCGTGGCGCTTGGACAGTTTCGCGCCATCCGGTCCGTGAATCAGCGGGATGTGCGACATGGCAGGCACAGTCCAGCCCATGGCTTGGAAAATCAGGCTCTGGCGGGCGGCGTTGGTCAGGTGGTCATCGCCGCGGATGATGTGGGTGACGCCCATATCATGGTCATCCACAACGACAGCAAGCATATAGGTCGGGGTGCCGTCGGAGCGCATCAGGACCAGATCGTCCAGGTCCTTATTCGGGAAGGTGACACGGCCCTGGACCAGATCGTCGACCACGGTCTCGCCTTCCTGGGGCGCTTTCAGCCGGATGGCCGGTGCAACGCCTTCAGGGGCCTCCGAGGCATTCCGGTCGCGCCAGCGGCCGTCATAGCGGGGCGGACGGCCTTCAGCGCGCGCCTTTTCACGCATCTCGGTCAGTTCTTCGGGAGTGGCGTAGCAGCGATACGCCTTGCCGGATGCAACCAACGCATCGACCACTTCCCGGTGTCTGTCGACGCGGCCCACCTGGGAGATCGGATCGCCTTCCCAGTCGAGACCAAGCCATGTCAGCCCGTCGAGGATGGCATCAACGGCGTCTTGGGTTGAGCGCGCGCGGTCAGTGTCCTCGATGCGCAGAAGCATCTTGCCGCCGTTGTGCTTGGCAAACAGCCAGTTGAATAGGGCTGTGCGGGCACCGCCGATATGAAGGAAACCGGTCGGGGAGGGAGCGAAACGCGTGACGATCTGATTGGCCATGGTGATTTTTGTGGGTCTCTGCCAGAATGTTGAAGCAGGCGGACGGCCGCCGTGTTGGCGGCGTCTTAGCATAGGCTTGTGAAAGTCCAAAGGGGCGCGAAGGATTTGACCGCAGCTGGTGCGGATCCACCGCCCGGCTCAGATGGCAGCATCGATCCTGGGGCTGACGCTGCTCCAGTTGCGCAGTCCATCAAGGGCCGCCGGGCGGACAGGAAAACGGGCGTAAAAGATGACGCGGGCCGATCGGCCGGACGGAGAAACCGTCGCTTTCGTCAAATACTCAAGGCCTTTCAAGTCATGTCGCGCGGCTCTGCCGCATTTGATCGCAGCTTTCATGATCGGGCGGTGACCGGCGCGCTGTCTCAGCCGCCACGGTCGAAGCTCCGCCGCAATCCCTTGCAGGAAGAACAGGGGCTGCTTTGGATTAGCTTCGCCTTCGCTATTGGGATCCTCATCTACATGGTCCTTCCCGAGGAACCGGATCCTTTCGCCCTGGGTGCGGTCTTTCTGGCAACACTGGTCTGGACGGGGCGCAAAGCGGTAACCGGACGGACCGGAGTGGGGGCGATCCTTCTCTTGGCAGCGTTGAGTGGTGTTCTGGTGACAAACCTTCGCGTGACGCTTTGCGAAGCGCCACGGCTTTACCAGCCTCGAACCTTGTCGCTTGAGGGGCGCGTCCTTGAAAGACAGGAAAGTGCGCGCGGTCCACGTCTCATCCTTGAGGTTCATAGCTACAAGGACTACGGCAAAGTGCGGTCGCCGGGCGCGCCTTTCGGCGAGGGGCGTCTTCCAGAGACCATTCGCATTTCCATACCCAAGGCGGCGATGGTGCGCACCGGTGACGGGGTCAATCTGACTGCCCGTCTGTTCCCGCCATCAGGTCCGGCGCGCCCCGGAGGCTATGACTTCTCGTTTTGGGCTTACTTTGATGGACTTGGCGCAACCGGATTTTCCTATGGCACGCCTAACCCGGCAGATCTTGGACCGCCGCCGCTTTGGCTTCGTGTCAAACGTGGCCTTGAGACTGTCCGATCGAGTATCGGAGATCGCATTCGGGCTGTTCTTCCCGTTGGAGATGGAGCCGAGCTCGCGGTAGCACTTCTGG is a window of Labrenzia sp. CE80 DNA encoding:
- the gltX gene encoding glutamate--tRNA ligase; translation: MANQIVTRFAPSPTGFLHIGGARTALFNWLFAKHNGGKMLLRIEDTDRARSTQDAVDAILDGLTWLGLDWEGDPISQVGRVDRHREVVDALVASGKAYRCYATPEELTEMREKARAEGRPPRYDGRWRDRNASEAPEGVAPAIRLKAPQEGETVVDDLVQGRVTFPNKDLDDLVLMRSDGTPTYMLAVVVDDHDMGVTHIIRGDDHLTNAARQSLIFQAMGWTVPAMSHIPLIHGPDGAKLSKRHGATGAEAYRSLGYLPQAMRNYLARLGWSHGDEEIMSTEDMIKWFGMDAIGKSPSRFDFKKLENLNGHYMRSTDDAELLGHWKACLAHSEGGDVVLAWMAEDKNEATALAALPGLKERAKTLVELSESASYLWRQRPLDCDEKANKILDEGARAILADLTDLLSGVSEWAAEPLEVAVKAYAEEKELKLGKVAQPLRAALTGRGTSPGIYDVLVALGREESIARVSDQAS